AATTAACCGCAATCTTGTCGCACAGTTTTCAATGATTTTAAAATTATCTTTACCAACAACATCAACAATTGTTTGGGCCATTTGTTGATATTTATTAGCCAGTTCAGTTCGTTTAGCTTTTCCTTTTAATTTAGCTCCAACTTGAACTTGGGTTTGGGCAATCATTTGTAAATCAGCTTGGTTTTCAGCTTGGATTGTCGTTGCTTGGCTAACATTCATGTCACCACCACTAGTTCCAGCTGGTTGACCAGTTCTATTGTCGTTCAAATCTCGACCAGGAGTAGGAATATTCATTTTTTTAATTAATCAATATCAAATAAAATAATAAATAACTCCCATTACCATTGAAATTGGAAAGACCCATAACGGGTTGGCCGCAATTCGTGCTCCTACACTATCATGTTGCAACGACATAATTCATGATTTGGGAACTGAAATTAAGTAATCAATTAGCCCAGCACTAAAACCAAATCCTAATCGAATTCCCATTCCAACCACCACCGCGGCAAAAATAGCTGTTAAAACCGCATGAATTACTAATAATAATGGTGATAAAAAGATCCAGATAAACACTAGTGGTTCATCAATTCCTGTTAAGAACGAAACAAGCGCAACACCACCAATAAAGGTAGCAACTTCCCGGCGACGTGATTTATGCGCAGTCATAATCATTGCTAACCCAGTGGCGG
The sequence above is drawn from the Spiroplasma eriocheiris genome and encodes:
- a CDS encoding PTS transporter subunit EIIC, with protein sequence MNPICLNYYWESNFLRKCGFRGGAFVYAFINRLLQPFGGHHIINTFLWFQLPIEGPLLPGINPDNIANIINLGNGNYIVFGDINAYSAGIETSGIFQSGFFPVFFGGIPATGLAMIMTAHKSRRREVATFIGGVALVSFLTGIDEPLVFIWIFLSPLLLVIHAVLTAIFAAVVVGMGIRLGFGFSAGLIDYLISVPKSWIMSLQHDSVGARIAANPLWVFPISMVMGVIYYFIWYWLIKKMNIPTPGRDLNDNRTGQPAGTSGGDMNVSQATTIQAENQADLQMIAQTQVQVGAKLKGKAKRTELANKYQQMAQTIVDVVGKDNFKIIENCATRLRLIVKDNKTNIDDAKLKASGIFGIIRIGNEGLQLVIGTDVEHVANRVRDLVGPL